A genome region from Microbacterium sp. CGR2 includes the following:
- a CDS encoding carbon starvation CstA family protein, whose amino-acid sequence MTAPSSRRRDVDGLADGRTPLATDPDLPAVALSDEHRENAERWTWPKILIWAAIALLGAVAWTMLAIVRGETVNAIWFVFAAVCTYLIGYRFYSKVIEKYITRPDDRRATPAEVKQDGKDYVPTDRRVLYGHHFAAIAGAGPLVGPVLAAQMGYLPGTIWIIVGVVLAGAVQDYTVLFFSMRRGGRTIGQMARQKLGRIGGTAAIIASLLIMLIIVAILALVVVNALGESPWGVFSVAMTIPIAIFMGVYLRFLRPGKVTEVSIIGFALLMAAIIGGGWVAGTEWGQAIFHLDRTTIAWGIIIYGFIAAVLPVWLLLAPRDYLSTFMKIGVIVMLAGAIILVRPEITVPAVSIFGENGMGPVFAGPLFPFLFVTIACGALSGFHALIASGTTPKLIEKERQTRFIGYGGMLMESFVAIMALVAAISIDQGIYFAMNAPAAATGGTVEGAVAFVNSLGLTGVNLTPEMLTGTADAVGEESIVSRTGGAPTLALGLANIMQQALGGQALMAFWYHFAIMFEALFILTAVDAGTRVARFMLQDSIGAWFPKFRDVSWRPGVWICTAIMVAGWGAILILGVTDPLGGINTFFPLFGIANQLLAAIALAVVLAIVAKRGRSYFRWLWIIAAPLAFTAVVTITASLYKIASPVPAIGYWANHFRYVEARDTGDTSLGAPEVLDAVIRNTAVQGTLSIIFVTLAIIVMVAAVIVTIRAIRNGGGDNTEDEPVASRRFAPAGFLPSAAERDLEKEWEPILTADRKTSAHG is encoded by the coding sequence ATGACCGCACCCTCGTCGCGCCGCCGCGACGTCGACGGACTCGCCGACGGCAGAACCCCCCTCGCCACCGACCCCGACCTCCCCGCAGTCGCCCTGAGCGACGAGCACCGGGAGAACGCCGAACGTTGGACCTGGCCGAAGATCCTCATCTGGGCGGCCATCGCGCTGTTGGGCGCTGTCGCCTGGACGATGCTCGCCATCGTCCGCGGTGAGACCGTGAACGCGATCTGGTTCGTGTTCGCGGCCGTCTGCACGTACCTCATCGGCTACCGCTTCTACTCGAAGGTGATCGAGAAGTACATCACCCGACCGGACGACCGCCGCGCGACGCCCGCCGAGGTCAAACAGGACGGCAAGGACTACGTCCCCACCGACCGTCGGGTGCTCTACGGTCACCACTTCGCCGCCATCGCCGGGGCCGGTCCGCTCGTCGGACCTGTGCTCGCCGCGCAGATGGGCTACCTCCCCGGAACGATCTGGATCATCGTGGGCGTCGTGCTCGCGGGCGCCGTGCAGGACTACACGGTCCTCTTCTTCTCGATGCGCCGCGGCGGTCGCACGATCGGTCAGATGGCACGGCAGAAACTCGGCCGCATCGGCGGGACGGCGGCGATCATCGCCTCCCTGCTGATCATGCTCATCATCGTCGCGATCCTCGCGCTGGTCGTCGTGAACGCGCTGGGGGAGAGCCCGTGGGGCGTCTTCTCGGTGGCGATGACCATCCCGATCGCCATCTTCATGGGTGTCTACCTGCGATTCCTGCGACCCGGCAAGGTCACCGAGGTCTCGATCATCGGGTTCGCGCTGCTGATGGCCGCGATCATCGGCGGCGGCTGGGTCGCGGGCACCGAGTGGGGTCAAGCGATCTTCCACCTCGACCGCACCACGATCGCCTGGGGCATCATCATCTACGGGTTCATCGCCGCCGTGCTCCCCGTCTGGCTGCTGCTGGCACCGCGCGACTACCTGTCGACGTTCATGAAGATCGGTGTGATCGTGATGCTCGCCGGAGCGATCATCCTGGTACGTCCGGAGATCACGGTCCCCGCCGTCAGCATCTTCGGCGAGAACGGAATGGGACCGGTGTTCGCCGGGCCTCTCTTCCCGTTCCTGTTCGTCACGATCGCGTGCGGGGCGTTGTCGGGCTTCCATGCTCTGATCGCATCGGGCACCACTCCCAAGCTCATCGAGAAGGAACGGCAGACGCGCTTCATCGGCTACGGCGGCATGCTCATGGAGTCGTTCGTCGCGATCATGGCGCTGGTGGCCGCGATCTCGATCGACCAAGGCATCTACTTCGCGATGAACGCGCCGGCGGCAGCGACAGGCGGGACGGTCGAGGGCGCCGTGGCGTTCGTGAACTCCCTGGGGCTCACGGGGGTGAACCTCACACCGGAGATGCTCACCGGCACGGCGGATGCCGTGGGCGAGGAGTCGATCGTGTCCCGAACCGGCGGCGCCCCGACCCTCGCTCTCGGACTCGCGAACATCATGCAGCAGGCCCTGGGCGGTCAGGCGCTCATGGCGTTCTGGTACCACTTCGCGATCATGTTCGAGGCGCTGTTCATCCTCACCGCGGTGGATGCCGGAACCCGCGTCGCGCGCTTCATGCTGCAGGACTCGATCGGCGCCTGGTTCCCGAAGTTCCGTGACGTCTCCTGGCGCCCCGGCGTCTGGATCTGCACCGCCATCATGGTGGCGGGCTGGGGAGCGATCCTCATCCTCGGCGTGACCGACCCGCTCGGCGGCATCAACACCTTCTTCCCGCTGTTCGGGATCGCGAACCAGCTGCTCGCCGCGATCGCGCTCGCCGTGGTGCTGGCGATCGTCGCGAAGCGCGGGCGGAGCTACTTCAGGTGGCTGTGGATCATCGCCGCGCCGCTCGCCTTCACCGCCGTCGTGACGATCACGGCCTCGCTGTACAAGATCGCCTCGCCCGTCCCGGCGATCGGCTACTGGGCCAATCACTTCCGCTACGTCGAAGCCCGCGACACGGGTGACACGTCGCTCGGCGCTCCGGAGGTGCTCGACGCGGTCATCCGCAACACGGCCGTCCAAGGCACGCTGTCGATCATCTTCGTCACGCTCGCGATCATCGTGATGGTCGCAGCCGTGATCGTCACGATCCGGGCCATCCGCAACGGCGGGGGTGACAACACCGAGGACGAGCCGGTGGCATCGCGTCGCTTCGCTCCCGCGGGCTTCCTGCCATCGGCCGCGGAGCGCGATCTCGAGAAGGAGTGGGAGCCGATCCTCACAGCCGACCGCAAGACGTCGGCCCATGGATGA
- a CDS encoding YbdD/YjiX family protein, giving the protein MTKADAATTPLRALFGAAGRVGRGIRWYMTNLMGDSAYATYVAHHHRQHPDEEPMTERQFWRQRMDDQDRNPGARCC; this is encoded by the coding sequence ATGACCAAGGCGGATGCTGCGACCACCCCCCTGCGTGCGCTGTTCGGCGCCGCGGGGCGGGTGGGCCGCGGCATCCGCTGGTACATGACGAATCTGATGGGCGACAGCGCCTACGCGACGTATGTCGCCCATCACCACCGCCAGCATCCGGACGAGGAGCCGATGACGGAGCGCCAGTTCTGGCGGCAGCGCATGGACGACCAGGACCGCAACCCGGGCGCTCGTTGCTGCTGA
- a CDS encoding sensor histidine kinase: MTDVVLAAVLGVLGGIVLTVLLLLARRLARGTTDLGSEAEQAALAALHHASLAAPHLRAGLAAPDVVKAARHLRVLLGSAAVAIVSADGTVSSDGSDGMEPAAIRIAERVTASGRRQVFPSPEASDHLEGVGAPIRVDGQIVGVVVAFAAPVRAALVRAAEEVADWCAAQVELGGLDASRTQLAEAELRSLRAQISPHFIYNALTAIASFILTDPARARKLVLEFADFTRYSFRRQGEFTTLAEELGSIRSYLELERARFGERLKVTLQIAPETLSTVIPFLSVQPLVENAVRHGLEPGEGGGEIRIVSRDDGTHTDITVEDDGVGMDPESLRSTLTAVDDGLHVGLRNVDTRLRQLYGSEGALVVETNTGAGTLVRMRVPKSQPMHDPDND, from the coding sequence ATGACCGACGTCGTTCTCGCTGCGGTGCTGGGTGTGCTCGGCGGGATCGTCCTGACGGTTCTGCTGCTGCTCGCCCGACGACTGGCGCGCGGCACCACCGACCTGGGCAGCGAAGCAGAACAGGCGGCGCTCGCCGCTCTCCATCACGCGAGTCTGGCCGCTCCGCACCTGCGGGCCGGTCTCGCCGCACCCGATGTCGTGAAGGCCGCTCGCCACCTTCGGGTGCTGCTGGGCAGCGCCGCCGTGGCGATCGTGAGTGCCGACGGGACGGTGTCATCCGACGGATCCGACGGGATGGAACCGGCAGCCATCCGTATCGCAGAGCGTGTCACGGCATCCGGTCGGCGTCAGGTCTTCCCCTCGCCGGAGGCCTCCGACCACCTCGAAGGCGTCGGGGCACCCATCCGTGTCGACGGTCAGATCGTGGGTGTCGTGGTCGCCTTCGCCGCCCCCGTGCGGGCCGCCCTGGTGCGCGCTGCCGAAGAGGTCGCCGACTGGTGCGCGGCGCAGGTGGAGCTCGGCGGGCTCGACGCCTCGCGGACTCAGTTGGCCGAGGCGGAGCTGCGATCGCTTCGAGCGCAGATCTCCCCGCACTTCATCTACAACGCGCTCACGGCCATCGCGTCGTTCATCCTCACCGACCCCGCCCGCGCGCGGAAGCTCGTTCTGGAGTTCGCGGACTTCACCCGGTATTCGTTCCGGCGGCAGGGTGAGTTCACGACGCTCGCGGAGGAGCTGGGCAGCATCCGCTCGTATCTCGAACTCGAGCGGGCGCGCTTCGGCGAACGACTGAAGGTCACCCTGCAGATCGCGCCGGAGACGCTCTCGACCGTCATTCCGTTCCTCTCGGTGCAGCCGCTCGTGGAGAATGCGGTGCGGCACGGTCTCGAGCCCGGGGAAGGCGGCGGTGAGATCCGCATCGTGTCGCGCGACGACGGCACCCACACCGACATCACGGTGGAGGACGACGGGGTCGGAATGGATCCGGAGAGCCTCCGTTCGACGCTGACCGCCGTCGATGACGGGCTGCACGTCGGTCTCCGCAACGTCGACACGCGCCTGCGTCAGCTCTACGGATCCGAGGGCGCGCTGGTCGTCGAGACCAATACGGGCGCCGGTACCCTGGTGCGCATGCGGGTCCCGAAATCACAGCCGATGCACGACCCGGACAACGACTGA
- a CDS encoding LytTR family DNA-binding domain-containing protein: MIDVLVADDEKPALDELVHLLRADARIGEILTAGSGAEALRVLSARVVQIAFLDIHMPGLTGTELARALLSLSRPPVVVFVTADEARAVEAFELRAADYLLKPVRADRLRRAVDRAVELADAAPSGDDEILPVTVGSAVRFVRRADVLWVQAQGDYSRLHTGEGAGHLVRIPISELEARWTDAGFLRIHRSSLVRTAAVTQARLSGSDPSVSLGDLTLAVSRRLVPAVREALVRGEATG; encoded by the coding sequence ATGATCGACGTCCTCGTCGCTGACGATGAGAAGCCCGCACTCGACGAACTCGTCCATCTCCTTCGCGCGGATGCGCGGATCGGGGAGATCTTGACCGCGGGCAGCGGCGCGGAGGCGCTCCGCGTCCTGTCAGCGCGCGTCGTGCAGATCGCTTTCCTCGACATCCACATGCCCGGTCTCACGGGTACCGAGCTGGCGCGCGCACTGCTCTCGCTCTCCCGGCCACCGGTCGTCGTCTTCGTGACCGCCGACGAAGCCCGGGCCGTGGAAGCTTTCGAGTTGCGTGCCGCGGACTATCTGCTCAAGCCGGTGCGTGCGGACCGATTGCGTCGCGCCGTCGATCGGGCCGTCGAACTCGCCGACGCGGCGCCATCGGGGGACGACGAAATCCTCCCCGTCACTGTCGGATCGGCGGTGCGCTTCGTGCGGCGGGCCGACGTGCTCTGGGTTCAAGCGCAGGGAGACTACTCGCGGTTGCACACCGGCGAGGGGGCCGGTCATCTCGTGCGCATCCCGATCTCCGAACTGGAAGCGCGATGGACGGATGCCGGGTTCCTCCGCATCCATCGCTCTTCGCTGGTCCGCACGGCGGCCGTGACCCAGGCGCGTCTCTCCGGCTCGGACCCCTCCGTCTCGCTGGGCGACCTGACGCTCGCGGTCAGCCGTCGGCTGGTCCCGGCGGTGCGCGAAGCTCTCGTGCGCGGCGAGGCAACCGGATGA
- a CDS encoding heavy metal transporter has product MTERPRRVRVTSDLPARRPSAFTRGIALPGSPVDEADAVYARALMRSQFRLALGTVAGFVVVVITMTLAIALIPEIGLVVVWGVPLSWLLQAYAFYPVILVFAVLFVRTAARNERRYRALRDRE; this is encoded by the coding sequence ATGACCGAGAGGCCACGACGCGTGCGAGTGACGTCAGACCTGCCTGCCCGGCGTCCGTCTGCGTTCACCCGCGGCATCGCACTGCCGGGTTCGCCGGTCGATGAGGCGGATGCCGTGTACGCCAGGGCCCTCATGCGCAGTCAGTTTCGTCTGGCGCTCGGCACTGTCGCCGGGTTCGTGGTGGTGGTGATCACGATGACGCTCGCCATCGCACTGATCCCCGAGATCGGGCTGGTCGTCGTGTGGGGCGTGCCCCTCTCGTGGCTGTTGCAGGCGTATGCGTTCTACCCGGTCATCCTCGTCTTCGCCGTGCTGTTCGTGCGGACTGCCGCGCGTAACGAACGCCGCTATCGGGCGCTGCGGGACCGCGAATGA
- a CDS encoding cation acetate symporter, whose protein sequence is MNAAMDLVGVALVVIATLLIGVYGLRISRTTGDFFVASRTVRPVWNASAISGEYLSAGTFLGLAGIVLLDGARGFWFPIGYAAGYLLVLAFVAAPLRRSGAYTIPDFIEARLESTAARRVTSLAVLIIGWLYIVPQLHGAGITLLAVAGLPQWVGAVTVAVLVAGAVAAGGMRAITYVQAFQYWLKLTALLVPVVCIAFALSGGPHPFDPALVFPAEAGPSGFDAYETASLLLALLLGTMGLPHVLVRFYTSPTGASARRTTVIVIAMVSAFYAVSSTMGLLARIAAPDLAVPGIADTVVLQLPSRVFPGMFGELLTALIVAGAFAAFLATSAGLVVSLAGVISQDVFSGSVRSFRLSAVLCAIVPLVVALLTAPAGLGSSVGVVFVVAASTLSPVVLLGVWWRGLTARGAVAGMLSGGLAAGLALLVHAAIGGVGIAAPYLAQPAAWTIPLAAAVTVFVSIGDPRGPSPRTDRFLARVHTPR, encoded by the coding sequence ATGAATGCGGCGATGGATCTGGTCGGCGTCGCCCTCGTCGTGATCGCGACCCTGCTCATCGGCGTGTACGGGCTGCGCATCTCGCGTACGACGGGAGATTTCTTCGTCGCCTCGCGCACAGTGCGTCCGGTGTGGAACGCCTCAGCGATCAGCGGCGAGTATCTTTCCGCCGGCACCTTCCTCGGGCTCGCCGGCATCGTGCTGCTCGACGGCGCCCGTGGCTTCTGGTTCCCGATCGGCTACGCGGCCGGCTATCTCCTGGTGCTCGCGTTCGTGGCGGCGCCCCTGCGGCGCAGCGGCGCCTACACGATTCCCGACTTCATCGAAGCGCGATTGGAGTCGACCGCCGCGCGACGCGTCACCAGCCTCGCCGTGCTCATCATCGGCTGGCTCTACATCGTGCCGCAGCTGCACGGCGCCGGCATCACGCTGCTCGCCGTGGCTGGTCTCCCCCAGTGGGTCGGAGCCGTGACGGTCGCTGTGCTCGTGGCCGGTGCGGTGGCTGCCGGCGGAATGCGAGCGATCACCTACGTCCAGGCGTTCCAGTACTGGCTCAAACTCACCGCCCTTCTCGTGCCGGTCGTGTGCATCGCATTCGCGTTGAGCGGCGGCCCGCATCCCTTCGACCCTGCCCTGGTGTTCCCCGCCGAAGCAGGACCGTCGGGGTTCGATGCCTACGAGACGGCATCCCTGCTGCTCGCGCTGCTGCTCGGAACGATGGGTCTGCCGCATGTCCTGGTGCGGTTCTACACCAGCCCGACAGGAGCTTCCGCGCGACGGACGACAGTCATCGTCATCGCGATGGTCAGCGCTTTCTACGCGGTGTCGAGCACGATGGGACTGCTCGCTCGCATCGCCGCCCCCGATCTCGCCGTTCCCGGCATCGCGGACACCGTCGTGCTGCAGCTGCCCTCCCGCGTCTTCCCCGGGATGTTCGGGGAGCTGCTCACGGCGCTCATCGTCGCCGGTGCCTTCGCGGCGTTCCTCGCGACCTCGGCGGGCCTGGTCGTCTCCCTCGCCGGGGTCATCAGCCAGGACGTCTTCTCCGGCTCGGTTCGATCGTTCCGATTGTCGGCCGTCCTCTGCGCGATCGTTCCTCTCGTCGTCGCGCTCCTCACCGCTCCCGCGGGACTCGGATCGAGCGTCGGCGTGGTGTTCGTGGTGGCGGCGTCGACGCTTTCGCCGGTCGTGCTGCTCGGAGTCTGGTGGCGAGGACTCACCGCGCGAGGAGCCGTGGCCGGGATGCTGTCCGGCGGGCTCGCGGCCGGCCTTGCTCTCCTCGTGCACGCGGCGATCGGAGGCGTCGGGATCGCCGCGCCCTACCTCGCTCAACCCGCTGCGTGGACGATCCCGTTGGCCGCGGCCGTCACCGTCTTCGTCTCGATCGGGGATCCGCGGGGGCCGTCGCCCCGGACCGACCGCTTCCTCGCGAGGGTGCATACGCCGCGTTGA
- a CDS encoding pirin family protein, with protein MIGARRLLLEPREVPLGGVRGMSVLRALPHRNLPTIGAWCFLDRFGPAETRMRVEPHPHIGLQTVTWPLVGEIRHRDSLGSDVDLRRGQLNLMTAGDGISHSEYSVGEGPVPLDALQFWVVLPDSARQGAAGFERHTDLPRVTLAADEGADAAATVVLGQFAGVRSPATVHTPIVGAEIALSPGTRVRVPLRSDWEHALMLVEGDAVVSEHPLERNGLLYLGDSRDEVEVSTGEGAMLFLLGGEPFEDEIVMWWNFAGRTHEEIATAREAWEAASARFGEVVGHDQRIPAPPLPPVRLMPRSRKI; from the coding sequence ATGATCGGGGCTCGCCGGCTCCTGCTGGAACCGCGAGAGGTTCCCCTCGGCGGCGTCCGCGGCATGAGCGTGCTGCGCGCGCTGCCCCATCGCAACCTCCCCACCATCGGCGCCTGGTGCTTCCTCGATCGGTTCGGTCCCGCCGAGACGCGGATGCGCGTCGAGCCGCATCCGCACATCGGCCTGCAGACCGTCACCTGGCCGCTCGTCGGCGAGATCCGCCACCGGGACTCACTCGGCAGCGACGTCGATCTGCGACGAGGTCAGCTCAACCTGATGACCGCCGGCGACGGCATCTCGCACTCGGAGTACTCGGTCGGAGAGGGCCCGGTGCCGCTCGACGCACTGCAGTTCTGGGTGGTGCTGCCCGACTCCGCGCGCCAGGGAGCCGCAGGCTTCGAACGCCACACCGACCTCCCCCGAGTGACGCTCGCCGCCGACGAGGGCGCGGATGCCGCCGCCACCGTCGTCCTCGGCCAGTTCGCCGGCGTGCGCTCGCCTGCGACCGTGCACACTCCCATCGTCGGCGCTGAGATCGCCCTCTCCCCCGGCACACGCGTACGCGTCCCACTGCGCTCGGACTGGGAGCACGCGCTGATGCTCGTCGAAGGCGACGCCGTGGTGTCGGAGCATCCGCTCGAACGCAACGGACTGCTGTACCTCGGCGACTCCCGTGATGAGGTGGAGGTCTCGACAGGCGAGGGTGCAATGCTGTTCCTCCTCGGTGGCGAGCCGTTCGAGGACGAGATCGTGATGTGGTGGAACTTCGCCGGACGCACGCACGAGGAGATCGCCACGGCGCGCGAGGCCTGGGAGGCGGCATCCGCTCGTTTCGGCGAGGTCGTCGGGCACGATCAGCGCATCCCGGCTCCGCCGTTGCCACCCGTGCGGCTCATGCCCCGCAGTCGCAAGATCTGA
- a CDS encoding GNAT family N-acetyltransferase has protein sequence MTDITVTRNDDASRYEIRADGVLAGFAAFDIRPGAIRFIHTEVDEAFQGQGLASRLAFDALTDAAASGAAIVPLCPYIAKYLETHEIAGAEIRRRTSNGSATSTHTDAASRSEDGSTAPSSAS, from the coding sequence ATGACCGACATCACCGTCACCCGCAACGACGATGCCTCGAGGTATGAGATCCGCGCGGACGGGGTTCTCGCCGGTTTCGCAGCGTTCGACATCCGCCCCGGGGCGATCCGCTTCATCCATACCGAAGTGGACGAGGCGTTCCAAGGCCAGGGCCTCGCGAGCAGGCTGGCGTTCGATGCGCTGACGGATGCTGCGGCATCGGGCGCCGCGATCGTGCCGCTGTGCCCGTACATCGCGAAGTATCTGGAAACGCACGAGATCGCCGGCGCGGAGATCCGCCGGCGCACGTCGAACGGATCAGCGACATCGACTCATACGGACGCCGCATCCCGGAGCGAGGACGGCTCGACGGCACCGAGCAGCGCGTCATGA
- the recQ gene encoding DNA helicase RecQ, whose translation MPQTSRDPYEGWVPEPVDGHSDEPWGDGWEPAEPPEPLDWEPQGAGFEPPLDWGPGPTTPVSPRSGPTGVEPSGSVGTVRRATPSRYPTARDALHTVFGYDEFRSDQAEIVEQVIAGGDAVVLMPTGAGKSITYQVPALVREGTGLVISPLIALMHDQVDALRANGVKAAYLNSTQSPQERSSVERSYIAGELDLIYVAPERLSSPQTTSLLQRGTLSVIAIDEAHCVSQWGHDFRPDYLALGDLGERFPGVPRMALTATATRATHRELTERLRLDAAKHFVASFDRPNIQYRIVPKVDPRKQLVAFIKSQTPATDSGAQPAGIVYALSRKSVEQTATYLAAQGIDALPYHAGLPAEVRAANQSRFLRDDGVVMVATIAFGMGIDKPDVRFVAHIDLPKSVEGYYQETGRAGRDGEPSVAWMAYGLGDVVQQRRMIDQSPGDRTFKMRLGQHLDAMLALCETVECRRQNLLGYFGQESQPCGNCDTCLDDIETFDGLVPAQKLLSTIVRLKRERNQSFGAGHLVDILRGASTERIRQQGHDKLATYGIGADLSDQDWRSVVRQLLARGILVAQGDYGTLAPGELAAGVLRGETAVPLRKDTIGRPTSSPRARKASAADALDAGDRGVFEALRAWRAETAREQGVPAYIVFGDATLRALAEHRPASLGDLDGITGIGAKKREAYGEGVLAVIAAA comes from the coding sequence ATGCCGCAGACTTCCCGTGACCCGTACGAAGGATGGGTCCCCGAGCCGGTCGACGGCCACTCCGATGAACCGTGGGGAGACGGCTGGGAACCGGCGGAGCCGCCCGAGCCGTTGGATTGGGAACCGCAGGGCGCAGGCTTCGAACCCCCGCTCGACTGGGGTCCAGGGCCGACGACGCCCGTGTCGCCGCGGTCCGGGCCGACGGGGGTTGAGCCGTCGGGTTCGGTGGGGACGGTGCGGAGAGCCACGCCCAGCCGCTACCCGACTGCTCGCGACGCGCTGCACACGGTCTTCGGTTATGACGAGTTCCGCAGTGATCAGGCTGAGATCGTCGAGCAGGTGATCGCAGGTGGCGACGCCGTCGTGCTGATGCCGACGGGCGCCGGAAAGAGCATCACCTACCAGGTCCCGGCGCTCGTGCGCGAAGGGACAGGGCTGGTGATCAGTCCGCTCATCGCACTGATGCACGACCAGGTCGACGCCCTGCGCGCCAACGGCGTGAAAGCCGCGTACCTGAACTCGACGCAGTCGCCGCAGGAGCGAAGCAGCGTCGAGCGGTCCTACATCGCCGGCGAACTCGACCTGATCTACGTCGCGCCGGAGCGGCTGTCCAGCCCGCAGACGACCTCGCTCCTGCAGCGCGGCACACTCAGCGTCATCGCGATCGACGAAGCGCACTGCGTGTCCCAATGGGGTCATGACTTCCGTCCGGACTATCTGGCGCTCGGCGATCTGGGGGAGCGTTTCCCCGGAGTGCCGCGCATGGCGCTCACCGCCACCGCGACCCGCGCCACGCACCGGGAGCTCACCGAGCGCCTGCGTCTCGACGCGGCGAAGCACTTCGTGGCGAGCTTCGACCGGCCGAACATCCAGTACCGGATCGTGCCGAAGGTCGACCCCCGCAAGCAGCTGGTCGCCTTCATCAAGTCCCAGACACCGGCGACCGATTCCGGCGCGCAGCCCGCGGGCATCGTCTACGCGCTCAGCCGCAAGTCCGTCGAGCAGACGGCGACGTACCTCGCCGCCCAGGGGATCGACGCGCTGCCCTACCATGCGGGCCTGCCCGCAGAGGTGCGGGCGGCGAACCAATCGCGTTTCCTCCGGGACGACGGCGTGGTGATGGTTGCGACGATCGCTTTCGGCATGGGCATCGACAAGCCAGACGTCCGTTTCGTCGCGCACATCGACCTGCCGAAGTCGGTGGAGGGGTACTACCAGGAGACCGGCCGCGCAGGTCGCGACGGCGAGCCCTCGGTTGCCTGGATGGCGTACGGACTCGGCGACGTGGTGCAGCAGCGCCGCATGATCGACCAGAGTCCTGGCGATCGCACGTTCAAGATGCGGTTGGGTCAGCATCTCGACGCGATGCTGGCGTTGTGCGAGACGGTGGAATGTCGTCGCCAGAATCTGCTCGGCTACTTCGGGCAGGAGTCACAGCCCTGCGGCAACTGCGACACGTGCCTCGACGACATCGAGACCTTCGACGGACTCGTGCCGGCGCAGAAGCTGCTGTCGACGATCGTGCGATTGAAGCGCGAACGCAATCAGTCGTTCGGTGCCGGGCATCTCGTCGACATCCTCCGTGGCGCCTCGACCGAGCGCATCCGGCAGCAGGGGCACGACAAGCTCGCCACCTACGGGATCGGCGCCGATCTCTCCGATCAGGACTGGCGCAGTGTCGTGCGGCAGCTTCTGGCCCGCGGCATCCTGGTCGCTCAGGGCGACTACGGCACCCTCGCTCCCGGCGAACTGGCAGCGGGAGTGCTGCGTGGCGAGACAGCCGTGCCGCTGCGAAAAGACACGATCGGCCGCCCCACATCATCGCCGCGCGCACGCAAGGCCAGTGCCGCGGACGCGTTGGACGCCGGCGACCGGGGTGTGTTCGAGGCGTTGCGTGCATGGCGTGCCGAAACCGCTCGCGAGCAGGGCGTCCCGGCCTACATCGTGTTCGGCGACGCGACACTTCGAGCGCTCGCCGAGCATCGTCCGGCATCGCTCGGCGACCTCGACGGCATCACAGGCATCGGAGCGAAGAAGCGCGAGGCGTACGGCGAGGGCGTCCTCGCCGTGATCGCCGCGGCCTGA